The following is a genomic window from Nitrosomonas communis.
CATTCGATACAGCCTGGTCGTTAAATCAGCCCAAGGCGCAGAAAATGCTTCTTTTGAAGGAATACGCTGTGAGACAAGAGAAAAGAAGCGCTATGCTCTGGGCCGCAATGACAGAACCTGGGTGCAACCGCGTGTCTCTGAATGGGAATTACTCGAAAATGTATCGCAAGATTATGCTCAACGTGAACTTGCTAAATATTACTTCTGTCCACGCGGCCTGATTGTTGGATCGTCAGAGGAAGCTATTCGAGCGCTAAAAGCAGGCGCGCACCCAAATGCGCTTCGATAAAAGCCAGCATAGAATTTACTGACTTTTTTCCCTTTGCTTTTCCATCACTTTGTGAAGAGTTGCCATCATTTCCATGGGTAATGGAAAGACGATCGTGGAACTCTTCTCACCAGCAATTTCGGTAAGTGTTTGCAGATAACGCAGCAGTAGTGCCTCAGGTTGTTGCGCAAGGACCTGTGCAGCTTCCAATAGACGTTGTGATGCTTGTAATTCACCTTCAGCATGGATAATTTTTGCGCGCCGCTCACGTTCTGCTTCTGCTTGCCTGGCAATTGCCCGAATCATGCTTTCATCGAGATCAACGTGCTTTAATTCAACATTGGCTACCTTAATGCCCCAGGCCACGGTTTGTTCATCCAGAATTTTCTGGATATCATTGTTGAGTTTTTCTCGACTTGCCAGCATCTCATCCAATTCATGCTGACCCAGTACAGAACGCAAAGTAGTCTGGGCTAACTGACTGGTGGCAGCATTGTAATCCTCCACCTGAATGATTGTTCGTTGTGGATCAACCACTCGAAAATATAACACTGCGTTCACTTTTACCGAGACATTGTCGCGCGAGATAACGTCCTGGGTAGGCACATCCATGACAACGGTACGTAAATCCACGCGCACCATCGTCTGAATGACCGGAATAACAATGATCAGGCCTGGTCCTTTAACCCTCCAGAATCGCCCCAATAGAAACACGACACCTCGTTCATATTCACGCAGCACCTTGAAAACACTAGCAAGAAAGAAAACGACAAATGCCAGGATCAATATACCTGTTGATGCCACCATATCTATATCCATGCTAATCCTCCCTTGATTTATGCTGATGATAAGGTTCCACTTCCAGCGTCAAACCTTCCATTGCAATCACATTGACTTTCTGTCCATGACGTAATGGCATACTGGTCTTTGCTCGCCACAATTCCCCATGCACCCTGATCCACCCTTCATGCTCGAAATCATCGACCACTTCCCCGATATCCCCTATCAGCTCTTCCCTGCCACTCACGACAGGGCGCTTTCTGGCTTTTATCGCCATGCCTACCACCAAAAGAAAAAATCCTGCTGTCATTAAAGCCACCGTAGCAATCAGCGCAAGGGAAATACCATAACCAGGTATATCCGTCTCTAGCAGCATGATAGAGCCCATGATAAAAGCAATCATACCGCCAATTCCAAGCGCGCCGAAACTGGGTACCAGCATTTCCGTCAGCATAAACACGATCCCAAGAAGAATGAGCGCGAGCCCGGCATAATTGATCGGCAATACCTGAAATGCAAACAAGGCGAGTAATAAACAAACTGCACCCACCACGCCGGATATAATGGTACCCGGATGGGCAAACTCTAATATTAATCCATAAAGACCAATCAGCAGCAAAATATAAGCAATATTGGGATCGGTGATGATGGCCAGCAAGCGTGTGCGCCAATCCTGTTCAAGATGCTGGAGATGGATTCCTTGAGTTGATAACGTGATTTCTTGCCCTTGTATGGTGAGGGTATGTCCATCCATCTTACTCAGTAAATCAGGAATATCCACCGCGATCAAATCAATGACCCCTTCGGCCAGTGCTTCATTAGCGGTTAAGCTGGCAGCCTCACGTACCGCTTTTTCTGCCCATTCAGCATTCCGTCCGCGCATCTGAGCAAGTCCACGAATATAGGCCACGGCATCATTCATGATTTTTTTCGTCATGGCATCTTCTGCACCGGCCTGTTCATGCTGATTATTTTCCGGTTTTTTATCAGATCGGTCAGGATCGCTGGGAAAGCCCCCTATTTTCACAGGTGTGGCCGCTCCCAGGGTAGTAGCAGGGGCCATAGCGGCGATATGGCTTGCATAAAGAATATAGGTACCTGCACTGGCTGCACGCGCCCCACTTGGAGCTACATAACTGACAACAGGAACTGGAGAGGCAATGATTTCCTGGATGATCTCGCGCATGGAGGTATCGAGACCACCAGGCGTATTGAGTCGGATGATGACAAGGTGGGCATTCTGTGCTGCCGCCTTAGCAAGGCTGCGTTTGATATAGTCATGACCGGCTGGACCGATGGCACCCTCCATGTCCAACCATAAGGCTGTGTTAACAGCATGTGCTGGTAGCGGACACAACCCGAACGAGAAAAGCAGCAGGATAATACTGAGTTTGATTTTCAACCGGAAAAAGACCTGCTCAACTTTTCTCTCAGCGCACATGGGATGATTACCCACTTGACCAGAGGTTACGAAGAGACTCTCGATTGAGAGCCAGCCATTGCAATGCTATGATCGCGCTGGCTGCAATAATTTTTCCTGAAGCTAATAAGGCTAGGGCTTCATCTACCGTCATTACATGAACTTTGATATCTTCCCCCTCTTCCATTTTGCCATAAATCCCACCGATATGCGTTGAGTCGACCTTACCACAAAATAAGGCAATACGCTCAGTTGTTCCGCCCGGACTGACCAGATAATCATACAGTGGAATAAGTTCACAGACATCGCAAGCAGCTTCTTCTACTGCTTCCCTTATCACCACTTCTTCTGCAGGCTCATTCGCTTCGATAATGCCGGCTACAATTTCCATCAACCATGGTCCACTGGAGATTGACATGGCACCCACGCGGAATTGTTCAATCAACACAACTTGATCCCTTGCTGGGTCATAGGGAAGAACCGCGGCAGCATGGCCGCGCTCCAACAATTCACGCGTAATAGGTTCACTCCAGCCACCACTGAACAGACGATGGCGCAAGGTATATCGCTCCATACGGAAGAAACCTTGAAAGCACAGCTCTTTTCGTATTATTTCCACTCCCGCTTCTGTCATTTACCTTCTTCTTCGATAGAATTATTGGATTTAGAGGCGCCTTGAATTAAATCTTTATTCACAGCAGAACTAAATTATTTCGATGAATGAGCTCAGATTCATCCACATAACCAAGAATAGACTGAATTTCATGGCTCGGTCGTCGCATAATTTTTTGCGTTTCCCTGGCGCTGTAATTGATGAGGCCACGCGCAATCTCATTGCCTTCCTGATCCAGACAAGCCACCGCTTCTCCACGCTCGAAATCGCCTCTGACCTCTACCACACCGATCGGTAACAAGCTTTTTCCTTCCGTGGCAAGTGCTTTCATGGCGCCTGAATCAATGGTGATAGTGCCTCGAATCTGTAAGTGGTCAGCCAACCATTGCTTACGCGCGATGAGTACCGGCAGGGTAGCTAACAAAAGCGTACCAATTGCCTCACCTTGCGCCAGACGAACCAGTACGTTCGTCTCTCTCCCCGAAGCGATCAGGGTATGCGCACCGCTTCTCGCTGCACGCTTGGCTGCAAGCACTTTGCTTTGCATGCCACCCCGTCCAATTTCGCTGCCGGCTCCTCCCGCCATAGCGACTATGTCAGAATCCCCCGCATTTGCTTTCTGGATTAGTTTGGCATCGCTATTTTTACGCGGATCACTGGTAAATAAGCCGGGTTGATCCGTCAATATAACAAGCGCATCGGCTTCAGTAAGATTAGTTACCAGGGCAGCCAGAGTATCGTTGTCACCAAAACGTATCTCATCAATTGCAACCGTATCATTTTCATTGATGATGGGTATGATATTGAGTTTCAATAAAGTAGTCAGTGTCGAGCGGGCATTCAGGTAGCGTCTGCGGTTGGATAAATCATCATGTGTAAGCAATACCTGAGCTGTAAGCAATTGATAACGATCAAAACAAGCTGCATACGCTTGTGCCAGCCCCATCTGCCCAATCGCTGCGGCAGCTTGCAATTCATATAAGGCGGTGGGTCGTTTTTTCCAGCCCAACCGTTGCATGCCTTCCGCTATGGCGCCTGAAGAAACCAATATGATTTCTTTCCCCATCTCTTTGAGGTAAGAAATCTGAGCAGCCCAGCAGGCCAGCGCATCATGATCAAGCCCCTGACCCTGATTGGTGACCAGACTGCTCCCAACCTTGATAACGATGCGACGAGCTTGTTTCAATATTGATTGGCTCATTCTTCAACAGTCACCGCTAATTCTTGTTCCAGATAATCCATAATGGCATAGACCAAGGCACTACAACCTTCTCCTGTTAATGCTGAAATCCCAAACCACTTATCTTTCCACCCATAATCATGGATAAATTTATGACACAACGCATCACGCTCCGGATCAGGCAACATATCAATTTTATTAAGTACTAACCAACGCGGTTTCTGATAAAGTGTTTCATTATATTTTTTGAGCTCTTTGACCAGCGCTTCAGCTTCATGAACCGGGTTGATCTGCTCATCGAAAGGAGCAATGTCAATAACATGGAGTAACAAACGCGTTCTTGCCAAGTGTTTCAGAAAACGATGACCCAGACCCACCCCTTCTGCAGCGCCTTCTACCAAGCCAGGAATATCAGCCATAACAAAACTTCGGTCCTGATCTACCCGGACCACTCCTAGATTGGGATGGAGCGTAGTAAAGGGATAATCCGCTACTTTAGGACGCGCTGCTGATACCGCCCGAATCAGGGTGGATTTTCCTGCATTCGGCATGCCGAGCAGGCCAACATCTGCCAACACCTTGAGTTCTAACTTTAGCTCAAAATCCTCTCCAGGCTCACCATAGGTAAATTGCCGTGGGGCACGATTGGTACTGGACTTGAAATGAATATTGCCTAACCCCCCTGCTCCAC
Proteins encoded in this region:
- a CDS encoding CNP1-like family protein — translated: MKNILLPILCTLFFTACITKEKFVDTFDRGKDWAELQTQLPPYPQADNLLEFNVGPTSTHRYFVDASSIKVENDGVIRYSLVVKSAQGAENASFEGIRCETREKKRYALGRNDRTWVQPRVSEWELLENVSQDYAQRELAKYYFCPRGLIVGSSEEAIRALKAGAHPNALR
- a CDS encoding slipin family protein, giving the protein MDIDMVASTGILILAFVVFFLASVFKVLREYERGVVFLLGRFWRVKGPGLIIVIPVIQTMVRVDLRTVVMDVPTQDVISRDNVSVKVNAVLYFRVVDPQRTIIQVEDYNAATSQLAQTTLRSVLGQHELDEMLASREKLNNDIQKILDEQTVAWGIKVANVELKHVDLDESMIRAIARQAEAERERRAKIIHAEGELQASQRLLEAAQVLAQQPEALLLRYLQTLTEIAGEKSSTIVFPLPMEMMATLHKVMEKQREKSQ
- the cgtA gene encoding Obg family GTPase CgtA; amino-acid sequence: MKFIDEAKIQVFAGDGGNGVASFRREKFIPRGGPDGGDGGRGGSIYAIADHNINTLVEYRFTPLFRAKKGENGRGSDCYGKSADDIILRMPVGTVITNMVTGEIMADLQHHDQKVLLAKGGAGGLGNIHFKSSTNRAPRQFTYGEPGEDFELKLELKVLADVGLLGMPNAGKSTLIRAVSAARPKVADYPFTTLHPNLGVVRVDQDRSFVMADIPGLVEGAAEGVGLGHRFLKHLARTRLLLHVIDIAPFDEQINPVHEAEALVKELKKYNETLYQKPRWLVLNKIDMLPDPERDALCHKFIHDYGWKDKWFGISALTGEGCSALVYAIMDYLEQELAVTVEE
- the proB gene encoding glutamate 5-kinase, with amino-acid sequence MSQSILKQARRIVIKVGSSLVTNQGQGLDHDALACWAAQISYLKEMGKEIILVSSGAIAEGMQRLGWKKRPTALYELQAAAAIGQMGLAQAYAACFDRYQLLTAQVLLTHDDLSNRRRYLNARSTLTTLLKLNIIPIINENDTVAIDEIRFGDNDTLAALVTNLTEADALVILTDQPGLFTSDPRKNSDAKLIQKANAGDSDIVAMAGGAGSEIGRGGMQSKVLAAKRAARSGAHTLIASGRETNVLVRLAQGEAIGTLLLATLPVLIARKQWLADHLQIRGTITIDSGAMKALATEGKSLLPIGVVEVRGDFERGEAVACLDQEGNEIARGLINYSARETQKIMRRPSHEIQSILGYVDESELIHRNNLVLL
- a CDS encoding NUDIX domain-containing protein produces the protein MTEAGVEIIRKELCFQGFFRMERYTLRHRLFSGGWSEPITRELLERGHAAAVLPYDPARDQVVLIEQFRVGAMSISSGPWLMEIVAGIIEANEPAEEVVIREAVEEAACDVCELIPLYDYLVSPGGTTERIALFCGKVDSTHIGGIYGKMEEGEDIKVHVMTVDEALALLASGKIIAASAIIALQWLALNRESLRNLWSSG
- a CDS encoding NfeD family protein — translated: MCAERKVEQVFFRLKIKLSIILLLFSFGLCPLPAHAVNTALWLDMEGAIGPAGHDYIKRSLAKAAAQNAHLVIIRLNTPGGLDTSMREIIQEIIASPVPVVSYVAPSGARAASAGTYILYASHIAAMAPATTLGAATPVKIGGFPSDPDRSDKKPENNQHEQAGAEDAMTKKIMNDAVAYIRGLAQMRGRNAEWAEKAVREAASLTANEALAEGVIDLIAVDIPDLLSKMDGHTLTIQGQEITLSTQGIHLQHLEQDWRTRLLAIITDPNIAYILLLIGLYGLILEFAHPGTIISGVVGAVCLLLALFAFQVLPINYAGLALILLGIVFMLTEMLVPSFGALGIGGMIAFIMGSIMLLETDIPGYGISLALIATVALMTAGFFLLVVGMAIKARKRPVVSGREELIGDIGEVVDDFEHEGWIRVHGELWRAKTSMPLRHGQKVNVIAMEGLTLEVEPYHQHKSRED